One genomic segment of Pristiophorus japonicus isolate sPriJap1 chromosome 8, sPriJap1.hap1, whole genome shotgun sequence includes these proteins:
- the LOC139269005 gene encoding polyubiquitin-like: MRLQVKFMTGEFIELEVDPSIQVSTLKMKISEKTGVSNFQQRLVVQNGSSVELKDDRRLSDYRVYPSDGIMLIVKNEERMQIFLRNEKGKISTHEVLPSESVQAFRARVQRQEGVPPNQQRLMYEGKQLEDGQLLSDYNIQSQGTIFLLLRLRGG; this comes from the coding sequence ATGAGACTCCAGGTGAAGTTTATGACCGGCGAGTTTATCGAACTTGAGGTCGATCCTTCCATCCAAGTGTCGACTCTCAAGATGAAAATATCTGAAAAGACCGGGGTGTCCAATTTCCAACAGCGTCTGGTGGTGCAGAACGGGAGCAGTGTGGAGCTGAAGGATGACAGGAGGCTGTCCGACTACCGTGTCTATCCCAGCGACGGTATCATGCTGATCGTCAAGAACGAGGAGCGCATGCAGATATTCCTGAGGAACGAGAAGGGGAAAATATCTACACATGAAGTTCTGCCCTCTGAGTCTGTTCAGGCTTTTAGAGCACGAGTACAACGGCAGGAGGGAGTCCCACCCAACCAGCAGCGCCTGATGTATGAGGGGAAACAGCTGGAAGATGGTCAGTTGCTCTCTGACTATAACATTCAGTCTCAGGGCACCATCTTTCTCCTGCTGCGTCTACGGGGTGGTTAA